One genomic window of Tetrapisispora phaffii CBS 4417 chromosome 13, complete genome includes the following:
- the BMT2 gene encoding 25S rRNA (adenine2142-N1)-methyltransferase (similar to Saccharomyces cerevisiae YBR141C; ancestral locus Anc_3.123), translated as MLSRKRQTITGKQVVERVKNIKPSKTRKIIRRFHLLISKRKAIVGKLKIKNIGDNDEESNVISIRKQLNGRELKMYNEGFSNDKADEREKQLLKVKVTDDRYELIALLGYIMNEIVNKGGLSNYQSASRVGQDNKRGGDSSKLLVKWLLDDLQLTSIDRVLEIGCLSSQNHISKFKIVNGIERIDLQNINNDKKILKQDFMERPLPKGPEEKFDLISCSLVLNFVNTPLDRGRMLLRFNDFLLDRGYVFIVLPLPCLNNSRYMNSDTFCQLMKHLGFEKLQYTETHKICYMLFQRTMGYSPNCNSVSTFSRKTKLSDKPGMNNFTILLP; from the coding sequence GGAAGAGACAGACTATAACAGGGAAGCAGGTAGTAGAGAGAGTTAAGAATATTAAGCCCAGCAAGAccagaaaaattattcGCCGGTTCCATTTGTTAATATCTAAAAGAAAGGCAATCGTTGGCAAgttgaagataaagaaCATCGGAGATAACGATGAAGAGAGCAATGTTATAAGCATTAGAAAACAACTGAATGGCCGTGAACTAAAAATGTATAACGAAGGGTTCAGCAACGACAAGGCGGATGAGCGCGAGAAACAGTTACTAAAGGTAAAAGTCACCGATGACCGTTATGAATTGATTGCTTTACTCGGGTACATCATGAATGAAATAGTGAATAAAGGTGGGTTAAGTAACTACCAATCTGCAAGCAGAGTAGGCCAAGACAATAAACGTGGTGGGGACTCTTCGAAATTATTGGTGAAGTGGCTACTAGACGACCTGCAGTTGACCTCGATCGACCGAGTATTAGAAATCGGATGTTTGAGTTCGCAGAATCATATCAGTAAGTTTAAGATAGTGAATGGCATTGAGCGCATtgatttacaaaatatcaacaatgataagaaaatattaaaacaagaTTTCATGGAAAGACCATTACCTAAGGGTCCTGAAGAGAAGTTCGATTTAATTTCATGTTCGTTAGTATTAAATTTCGTAAATACACCACTGGATAGAGGACGAATGCTTCTCCGATTCAATGACTTCCTTTTGGATAGAGGGTACGTCTTCATCGTATTACCATTACCATGTTTAAATAACTCCAGATACATGAACAGTGACACCTTCTGCCAATTGATGAAACACTTGGGCTTTGAGAAATTACAATACACAGAGACTCATAAGATTTGTTACATGTTATTCCAACGAACTATGGGGTATTCCCCAAACTGTAACTCGGTCAGCACCTTCTCTCGTAAGACGAAACTCTCTGATAAGCCCGGCATGAacaattttacaattttacTTCCTTGA